The Opitutales bacterium genome has a window encoding:
- a CDS encoding ABC transporter ATP-binding protein, producing the protein MHEDRKYVEIYNLVKAYPNPFGDDIRVVDGFNLVVEKGEFISVIGHSGCGKSTVLTMIAGLNEITDGGIIVDKREITGPGPDRAVVFQAPCLLPWMTAFGNVMLGVRRCYPHASKKQREVIVEYSLSVVGLADAMHKYPREMSGGMQQRVGVARAIALKPKMLLLDEPFGRLDSLTRMELQDVILGILDKEKITTMMITHDVDEAVYMSDRICMMTNGPHAKVGEVMEIDFPRPRDRTELMEHPEFFSYRKRLLTFLDECEHEKAERAAAKEAKSA; encoded by the coding sequence ATGCACGAGGATAGAAAATACGTCGAAATTTATAACCTGGTGAAAGCCTATCCCAACCCATTTGGAGACGATATCCGTGTGGTGGACGGCTTCAACCTGGTAGTGGAAAAGGGCGAGTTCATTAGTGTGATCGGTCACTCCGGCTGCGGAAAATCCACCGTATTGACCATGATTGCTGGACTCAACGAAATCACCGATGGCGGTATCATCGTCGATAAGCGTGAGATTACTGGACCGGGTCCCGACCGTGCCGTGGTGTTTCAAGCTCCTTGCTTACTGCCTTGGATGACTGCATTCGGGAATGTCATGCTCGGTGTGCGCCGTTGTTACCCACATGCTTCAAAGAAACAGCGGGAAGTGATCGTCGAGTATTCACTCAGCGTCGTTGGCCTGGCCGATGCTATGCACAAATATCCCCGTGAGATGTCGGGCGGTATGCAGCAGCGTGTTGGTGTGGCGCGTGCCATTGCTCTCAAGCCAAAGATGCTCCTGCTCGATGAGCCATTTGGGCGTCTGGATTCCCTTACCCGTATGGAATTGCAGGATGTTATCTTAGGAATTCTCGATAAAGAGAAGATCACCACGATGATGATCACGCACGATGTGGATGAGGCAGTCTACATGTCGGACCGCATCTGCATGATGACGAATGGCCCGCACGCCAAGGTCGGCGAAGTCATGGAAATCGACTTTCCCCGTCCTCGGGACCGCACCGAACTCATGGAGCATCCAGAGTTTTTTAGTTATCGTAAGCGCCTGCTCACCTTCCTCGACGAGTGTGAGCACGAAAAAGCGGAGCGCGCAGCAGCGAAGGAGGCCAAGAGCGCCTAG
- a CDS encoding ABC transporter ATP-binding protein, whose translation MAYLEMKDVSIGYGPAGSRTEVLSNVNLAVEENEFVAVIGFSGSGKSTLISMLAGLQTPDQGEITLHGDRIREPSPKLGIMFQNYSLLPWLTVFGNIELAVKQVYPQYSKAERKEHVERYVDMVNLTPALEKRPSELSGGMRQRVSLARTLSMQPDILLLDEPLSALDALTRATLKDEITRIWNEDKRTVVLITNDVDEALLLADRVYPLTMGPKATLAPAFDIDIARPRDRAAMNSDPRFVELKRDITQYLINLNKEAKELRVSSGIEMPDIAPVEFTAA comes from the coding sequence ATGGCATACCTAGAAATGAAGGATGTGTCGATTGGCTACGGGCCCGCGGGCAGCCGCACCGAAGTCCTGTCGAACGTCAATCTGGCTGTTGAAGAAAATGAGTTTGTAGCAGTCATCGGCTTCTCCGGAAGTGGAAAGAGCACGCTTATTTCGATGCTGGCTGGGCTACAAACTCCTGATCAGGGGGAAATCACTTTGCATGGCGATCGTATCCGCGAGCCGTCGCCGAAGCTGGGGATTATGTTTCAGAACTACTCGCTGCTACCTTGGCTGACTGTCTTCGGTAACATCGAGCTAGCGGTGAAACAGGTCTACCCGCAATACAGCAAGGCTGAGCGCAAGGAGCATGTGGAGCGTTACGTGGATATGGTCAACCTAACTCCAGCTCTGGAAAAACGTCCTAGCGAATTGTCGGGAGGCATGCGTCAACGCGTATCATTGGCGCGCACGCTCTCGATGCAGCCGGATATCTTACTCCTAGACGAGCCCTTGAGCGCGCTGGACGCTCTCACCCGGGCAACGCTAAAAGACGAGATCACGCGTATTTGGAATGAGGATAAACGTACTGTCGTGCTCATCACCAATGACGTAGATGAAGCGCTCCTATTGGCCGACCGTGTTTATCCGCTCACGATGGGCCCGAAGGCCACGCTGGCTCCTGCCTTCGATATCGACATTGCTCGTCCACGCGACCGCGCTGCGATGAATAGCGATCCCCGATTCGTCGAGCTCAAGCGAGACATCACTCAATACCTCATCAACCTCAACAAAGAGGCTAAAGAACTCCGCGTCTCATCAGGCATCGAAATGCCGGATATCGCTCCCGTCGAGTTCACTGCCGCATAA